The Clostridium septicum genome contains a region encoding:
- a CDS encoding 4Fe-4S dicluster domain-containing protein, translated as MVQFETQLKKLKHEVLTEIAKLAKDDRVTPEEIEKIPYEVIKGDKALYRCCVYKERAIVLERAKLAAGFLANGDNMVEEFIDIKEDDQIIYVIEAACDRCPINKYSVTDSCRNCLAHKCKEACNFGAISYVAGRAYINQEICKECGMCKKACPYDAIAEVMRPCKKVCPTAAIEISPEDRRAVIKEENCVNCGACMSACPFGAISDKSLIVPVARNLAKGEKIYAIVAPAITGQFGMKITYGQVKNAIKKLGFIDMIEAACGADAVTVHESNEFMTRMDEGDSYMTNSCCPGFLSYIEKKFPSEAGKISGTVSPMIATGRYIKHMDAEATVVFIGPCTAKKSEAVRKLVKDAVDYVLTFEELLALFDAFEIDLEKCDDEVVDDASIYGRGFGAHGGLTASIQNYLRGKGLEVDFKPVKISGGTEIKKTMTMAKIGKLQGNFIEGMICEGGCINGAGTIVTSMKAKAAFNKINSQSTKKAVLDNEKLEEYNNINLERK; from the coding sequence ATGGTTCAATTCGAAACTCAATTGAAAAAGCTTAAGCACGAGGTTCTAACAGAAATAGCCAAGCTTGCAAAAGATGATAGAGTTACTCCAGAGGAAATAGAAAAAATTCCTTATGAAGTAATTAAGGGGGATAAGGCTCTTTATAGATGTTGTGTATATAAAGAAAGAGCTATTGTATTAGAACGAGCTAAACTAGCAGCAGGATTTTTAGCAAATGGGGATAATATGGTTGAAGAATTTATAGACATAAAGGAAGATGATCAAATAATCTATGTCATTGAAGCAGCTTGTGATAGGTGTCCAATTAATAAATATAGTGTAACAGACTCTTGTAGAAATTGTTTAGCTCATAAATGTAAAGAAGCATGTAATTTTGGAGCAATATCTTATGTTGCGGGAAGGGCTTATATAAATCAGGAAATATGTAAAGAGTGTGGAATGTGCAAAAAAGCATGTCCTTATGATGCTATAGCAGAGGTTATGAGACCGTGTAAAAAAGTTTGTCCTACAGCTGCTATTGAAATAAGTCCAGAGGATAGACGTGCAGTTATAAAGGAAGAAAACTGTGTTAATTGTGGTGCTTGTATGTCAGCATGCCCGTTTGGGGCTATATCAGATAAAAGTCTAATAGTACCTGTTGCTAGAAATTTAGCTAAAGGAGAAAAAATATATGCAATAGTTGCGCCAGCTATAACTGGTCAGTTTGGTATGAAAATTACTTATGGACAAGTTAAGAATGCAATAAAGAAATTAGGATTTATAGATATGATAGAAGCTGCTTGTGGAGCTGATGCAGTAACAGTTCATGAAAGTAATGAATTCATGACAAGGATGGATGAGGGTGATAGCTATATGACAAATTCCTGTTGTCCAGGATTTTTAAGTTATATTGAAAAGAAATTTCCCTCAGAAGCAGGAAAAATATCAGGTACAGTATCACCTATGATTGCAACTGGAAGATATATTAAACATATGGATGCTGAAGCTACTGTGGTTTTTATTGGGCCTTGTACTGCTAAGAAAAGTGAAGCTGTAAGAAAATTGGTAAAGGATGCAGTAGATTATGTATTAACATTTGAAGAATTATTAGCATTGTTTGATGCTTTTGAAATAGACTTAGAAAAATGTGACGATGAGGTAGTAGATGACGCTTCCATATATGGAAGAGGATTTGGAGCTCATGGTGGACTAACAGCATCAATTCAAAATTATTTAAGGGGAAAAGGGTTAGAAGTAGACTTTAAACCAGTAAAAATTTCAGGTGGAACAGAAATTAAAAAAACTATGACTATGGCTAAAATAGGAAAGCTTCAAGGGAATTTTATTGAGGGAATGATTTGTGAAGGTGGGTGTATAAATGGAGCAGGAACTATTGTTACATCTATGAAGGCAAAGGCTGCGTTTAATAAGATTAATTCACAATCAACTAAAAAAGCAGTATTAGATAACGAAAAATTAGAAGAGTATAATAATATTAATTTAGAAAGGAAATAA
- a CDS encoding SIS domain-containing protein — MFFGLTKERLQELGSTFTATEIRQQPKMWEETYKIVNENKEEIKKFLRNNLKSNTRVVLTGAGTSDYVGDTIYLYLAKKLNLRVEAIATTDLVSNPHEFVEEDTPTILVSYARSGNSPESVGAYDIFAKNIKDISQLVITCNKDGQLAKKAHGSEKNLCLLMPEESNDKSFAMTSSFSCMLLASLLVFDIENLEENKKYVDIVVSQGNSILDNKWEEIKDLVDLNCDRVVYLGSGALKGLCQEMALKNLELTSGKTVTVYESVLGFRHGPKSIINDNTLVIFMNSINEYTNLYDMDLIKEIHGDIGNHKLAVISYKSNDELNNLCDKYLNIDGKDVPEIYTVFNYMLFGQMFGLFSSLNLGISPDNPRPDGTVNRVVKGVIIHPYNK, encoded by the coding sequence ATGTTTTTTGGTCTGACAAAAGAGAGATTACAGGAATTAGGATCAACATTTACAGCAACAGAAATTAGACAACAGCCTAAAATGTGGGAAGAAACTTATAAAATAGTAAATGAAAATAAAGAAGAGATAAAAAAATTTTTAAGAAATAACTTGAAATCTAATACAAGAGTTGTATTAACAGGAGCTGGAACTTCAGATTATGTAGGTGATACTATATACCTATATTTAGCTAAAAAGCTTAATTTAAGAGTAGAAGCAATAGCAACAACTGATTTAGTATCAAATCCTCATGAGTTTGTAGAAGAAGATACACCTACTATTCTAGTATCATATGCAAGATCAGGAAATAGTCCAGAAAGTGTTGGTGCATATGATATATTTGCGAAAAACATTAAAGATATATCACAACTGGTAATTACGTGTAATAAAGATGGACAACTTGCTAAGAAGGCTCATGGAAGTGAAAAAAATCTTTGTTTACTTATGCCAGAAGAATCGAATGATAAAAGTTTTGCAATGACAAGTTCATTTAGTTGTATGTTACTTGCATCTTTACTAGTTTTTGATATTGAAAATCTAGAAGAAAATAAAAAGTATGTTGATATAGTGGTAAGTCAAGGAAATTCTATTTTAGATAATAAATGGGAAGAAATAAAAGACTTAGTAGATTTAAATTGTGATAGAGTTGTTTATTTAGGTTCAGGAGCATTAAAAGGGCTATGTCAGGAAATGGCACTTAAAAACCTAGAGTTAACAAGTGGAAAAACAGTAACAGTTTATGAATCAGTATTAGGATTTAGACATGGTCCTAAATCAATAATAAATGATAATACATTAGTAATATTTATGAATTCAATTAATGAATACACAAATCTTTATGATATGGATTTAATAAAAGAAATTCATGGAGATATAGGAAATCATAAATTGGCAGTTATAAGTTATAAGTCTAATGATGAACTAAATAATTTATGTGATAAATACTTAAACATTGACGGAAAAGATGTTCCAGAAATTTATACAGTATTTAATTATATGTTATTTGGACAAATGTTTGGATTATTTAGTTCATTAAATTTAGGAATTTCACCAGATAATCCAAGACCAGATGGAACTGTTAATAGAGTAGTAAAAGGAGTAATTATACATCCATATAATAAATAA
- a CDS encoding tagatose bisphosphate family class II aldolase → MGNILSTREMLKKAQREGYAVPAFNIHNLETLQVVVETAAELKSPVILAGTPSTIVYAGGEYIVAMAETAAKEYNIPIAIHLDHYEEVDAIKHYVDLGFKSTMIDASHESYENNVRIVKAVVEYAHRFDATVEAELGRLGGQEDDLVVDEKDAMYTNPDQAKDFVDKTGIDSLAVAIGTAHGLYKGEAKLDFERLKEIRAVVEVPLVLHGASDVPDELVKKAISLGICKVNVATDLKIPFSDAVKKYFVENPNANDPRKYMTPGKEAMKKIVEHKIMVCGSNGKA, encoded by the coding sequence ATGGGAAATATTTTATCAACAAGAGAAATGTTAAAGAAAGCTCAAAGAGAAGGATATGCTGTACCAGCATTTAATATTCATAATTTAGAAACTCTTCAAGTTGTTGTTGAAACAGCAGCCGAATTAAAATCACCAGTTATACTAGCAGGAACACCTTCAACAATAGTTTATGCCGGTGGTGAGTATATTGTGGCTATGGCAGAAACAGCAGCAAAGGAATATAATATTCCAATAGCTATTCATTTAGATCATTATGAAGAAGTTGATGCAATAAAGCATTATGTTGATTTAGGGTTTAAATCAACTATGATAGATGCTTCACATGAATCTTATGAAAATAATGTTAGAATAGTTAAAGCTGTTGTAGAATATGCTCATAGATTTGATGCTACAGTAGAAGCAGAACTTGGAAGACTTGGTGGACAAGAAGATGATTTAGTAGTAGATGAAAAGGATGCTATGTATACAAATCCAGATCAAGCTAAGGATTTTGTTGATAAAACAGGAATAGATTCATTAGCAGTAGCGATAGGAACAGCTCATGGATTATATAAGGGAGAAGCTAAATTGGATTTTGAAAGATTGAAGGAAATAAGAGCAGTAGTAGAAGTGCCTTTAGTGTTACATGGGGCTTCAGACGTTCCTGATGAACTAGTAAAGAAAGCTATTTCACTTGGGATTTGTAAAGTAAATGTAGCAACTGATTTAAAAATACCATTTTCAGATGCTGTTAAAAAGTACTTTGTTGAAAATCCAAATGCAAATGATCCAAGAAAATATATGACACCTGGTAAAGAAGCCATGAAAAAAATAGTGGAACATAAGATAATGGTATGTGGAAGTAATGGAAAAGCTTAA
- a CDS encoding class II D-tagatose-bisphosphate aldolase, non-catalytic subunit, with amino-acid sequence MVHPIKEIVTKYKQGENVGIFSVCSSNKYVIEAAMDRLRNMEMYLLVESTANQVDQFGGYTGMKPKDFVKYIHNLAEKNNFPIDRIILGGDHLGPLTWTKIEPREAMDNAKTLIREYVLAGFTKIHIDTSMPLRGDIEKGIFDDYLIANRASVLCKVAEEAYLELLEKEENAIHPVYVIGSEVPIPGGAQGEEEDEGEISVTKVESFVNTIDTFKNAFENFGVGEAWKYVIGVVVQPGVEFGSDHVWGYNREAAQRLTEAIQEHSQLVFEAHSTDYQTPKALKEMVEDGYIILKVGPALTFGFREGVFALNSIENELFKYNPDIDLSNFQEILEFSMVKEPKDWENHYLGTSEKIKIDRKYSLSDRCRYYMPKEDVNFALEKLLKNLNGVQIPITLVSQFMHNQYKKVRNGELELNAQSLLKDRIGEYIDDYIFATEESKVLQNA; translated from the coding sequence ATGGTACATCCTATTAAGGAGATAGTAACTAAATATAAGCAGGGGGAGAATGTTGGTATTTTCTCAGTATGTTCTTCAAATAAATATGTTATAGAAGCTGCAATGGATAGATTGAGAAATATGGAAATGTATTTGCTAGTAGAATCTACAGCTAATCAAGTAGATCAATTTGGTGGCTATACAGGAATGAAACCTAAAGATTTTGTTAAATATATTCATAATTTAGCTGAAAAAAATAATTTTCCAATAGATAGGATTATTTTAGGTGGAGATCATTTAGGTCCGTTAACGTGGACTAAAATTGAACCAAGAGAAGCTATGGATAATGCTAAAACTCTAATTAGAGAATATGTTCTAGCAGGATTTACTAAAATTCATATAGATACAAGTATGCCTCTTAGAGGAGATATTGAAAAAGGGATTTTTGATGATTATTTAATAGCTAACAGAGCATCTGTGTTATGTAAAGTAGCTGAGGAAGCATATTTAGAATTATTAGAAAAAGAAGAAAATGCAATACATCCTGTATATGTAATAGGTAGCGAAGTTCCTATTCCAGGAGGGGCTCAAGGTGAAGAAGAGGATGAAGGTGAAATATCAGTAACTAAAGTTGAAAGCTTTGTAAATACTATAGATACATTTAAAAATGCTTTTGAGAATTTTGGAGTTGGAGAAGCGTGGAAATATGTTATTGGAGTTGTTGTGCAACCCGGAGTAGAATTTGGAAGTGATCATGTGTGGGGATATAATAGAGAAGCGGCACAGAGATTGACAGAAGCTATACAAGAACACTCACAATTAGTATTTGAAGCACATTCAACTGATTATCAGACCCCTAAAGCTTTAAAGGAAATGGTTGAGGATGGATATATTATATTAAAGGTGGGACCAGCATTAACTTTTGGATTTAGAGAAGGAGTTTTTGCTTTAAATTCTATAGAGAATGAATTGTTTAAGTACAATCCAGATATAGACCTATCTAATTTTCAAGAAATACTTGAATTTAGTATGGTAAAGGAGCCGAAAGATTGGGAAAATCATTATTTAGGAACTAGTGAAAAAATAAAAATTGATAGGAAGTACAGTTTATCAGATAGATGTAGATACTATATGCCTAAAGAAGATGTTAATTTTGCTTTAGAAAAATTATTAAAGAATTTAAATGGTGTTCAAATTCCAATAACATTAGTAAGTCAATTTATGCATAATCAATATAAAAAAGTGAGAAATGGTGAGTTGGAACTTAATGCACAAAGTTTATTAAAAGATAGAATAGGTGAATATATAGATGATTATATATTTGCAACTGAAGAATCAAAAGTATTACAAAACGCATAA
- a CDS encoding TVP38/TMEM64 family protein, whose product MEKIKIFLHKNKYKIIGSILLIILLICFYEYYAKYSMLFRNPENIKKLILSYGKYSFIAYIALQFLQIVVFFIPGELVQIAGGYIFGAWEGFLLSFIGILIGSVFSFLLARLLGKSYVEKIVFKEDKWLFKKIEEIKRDKKKFKELVFIMYLIPGIPKDILGYICGVTTLTLKEFTIISMLGRAPALFISCFFGNKMSVDNIGMLILIAIIVGVIFIVSIIKGKKFISNYGKK is encoded by the coding sequence ATGGAAAAAATAAAGATATTCTTACATAAAAATAAATACAAAATTATAGGTTCAATTTTATTAATAATTTTATTGATATGTTTTTATGAGTATTACGCTAAATATTCTATGCTTTTTAGAAATCCAGAGAATATAAAAAAATTAATATTAAGTTATGGTAAGTATTCATTTATAGCATATATAGCTTTACAATTTTTACAAATAGTTGTATTTTTTATACCAGGAGAATTAGTACAAATAGCTGGTGGATATATATTTGGAGCTTGGGAAGGATTCTTGTTATCCTTCATAGGAATTTTAATAGGAAGTGTGTTTAGTTTTCTGTTAGCAAGGTTACTAGGAAAAAGTTATGTTGAAAAAATAGTGTTTAAAGAAGATAAGTGGCTATTTAAAAAAATAGAAGAAATAAAAAGAGATAAGAAAAAGTTTAAAGAACTTGTATTTATAATGTATTTAATTCCTGGAATACCAAAGGATATTTTAGGGTACATATGTGGAGTAACAACTTTGACATTAAAGGAGTTTACAATTATATCTATGCTAGGTAGAGCGCCTGCTCTATTTATATCTTGTTTTTTTGGGAACAAAATGTCAGTAGATAATATAGGTATGTTAATATTAATAGCTATAATAGTAGGTGTTATATTTATAGTTAGTATTATAAAAGGTAAGAAATTCATTTCAAATTATGGAAAAAAATAA
- the agaF gene encoding PTS galactosamine/N-acetylgalactosamine transporter subunit IIA, which translates to MVGVIVTGHGNFATGLLSSLKLIAGEQEHIVGVDFTADDSTETLEVKLKDAVDKLGEEIIVLSDLAGGSPFKVSVVLSQQLEGKKIKVVSGINLGMLLEVSLCRGSMSLDELVGFSIDSGKDAIKSFEIRVEEEIETYEFDGI; encoded by the coding sequence ATGGTAGGCGTAATTGTAACTGGACATGGGAATTTTGCAACTGGGCTTTTAAGCTCATTAAAGCTAATTGCAGGAGAACAAGAACATATAGTTGGAGTTGATTTTACAGCAGATGATAGTACAGAAACACTAGAAGTAAAATTAAAGGATGCTGTAGATAAATTAGGTGAAGAAATAATTGTACTTTCAGATTTAGCTGGTGGTTCACCTTTTAAGGTATCTGTTGTGTTAAGTCAACAGTTAGAGGGAAAGAAGATTAAAGTTGTTTCAGGTATAAATTTAGGAATGTTACTTGAGGTTTCACTGTGTAGAGGAAGTATGAGTCTAGATGAATTAGTAGGTTTCTCTATTGATTCAGGAAAAGATGCAATCAAGTCATTTGAAATTAGGGTAGAAGAAGAAATAGAAACGTATGAATTTGACGGAATTTAA